gaGGAAAAAGGAAGGGGCTTTCTTGGTTTGGGAGTATTTGGGTGCGAGGGAATTGTGGTGTTTATAGGAATTATGGAATATTCCAGTCTCTGGGTCTGTTTGCAAAAAACCAGGGTAGAAGTAGAAGAAAGAAAACCCCAGTCTCCAACCGCGTGGACTTTAGGGTTTATTGGTACGGATAGATTAATAATGGAACAGAAATAGAAGAATGAATGATTGTGTATGGAAATTAAGGGggaaatttttatctttttttttaacaaagtaaaataaattataaaaataaaaacctcaaaaatCTTACCTGTAAATTTGAAAAGCTGAGgtggaataattattttaaaattttgtaagtggATTGATGACATGGCCTAATCTTAATCATTCGTTGTAAAAcatagaggtttttttttttttttttttttttggataatgtaAAACATAGAGTTAACTCTATGATATCTCTATCACAATATGGGTGGGGATTGGGATCTGGTGCAATAATTAAGACTATTACACAATGCAATTCCTCTCACATGGATTTCACTTTTTcgaaatttttaactttttttttcaaactcttAACTACTTTTGTAACTTCCTTGATCCAATAGTTAATATCAAAAGTTatctttttaacttttcatggattttactttttcaaaatttttaacttttttcaactcttaaattttttttactttttttacttctttaatCTATTGGTTGATATCAAAAGTTATCTTTTTAACGTTTGATTTGAATTATTGAGAAGGTATTGCATGCTGCAATAATCTTGAGCTATTGCACTAAATCTCAATCCTACTTATGAATTCCACACATATGGACCCAGATGTCTCATGAGTCATGAGACCATCTTATAAGACAACTTTGAAAATCGTGGGTTgctttaaatttcatattttaaaagttttggatttttcattttaatttaatttttagaaactaaCTTGGGTCTAGTGTTTATGTGTATTGGACCTATTAAGATGCAGTGTACACTAGATCCAATCATTGCCCTTTTTTTGAACACAGTCAAATTGGAGCTCATTTACAAACTAGATTATATGTTTATgcctatttatttttcttgtcaaatattttcaagtgtgtTCATGAATTACTTGATTAAAACATAGTAAACACCATAACTAACATTCTTTACCCATTCACCCATCCATATTAATAATTAACAACTATactatagtaaaaatatatattatttgagtaaattatatagaatttttttttttttggtttatacatttgtaaaattagatttaccaaccgttaaaaattatatataagtatCTTATAACCCTTGCATATGTAGGTGTGCAACACACACACGCGCGCGCGCACGCACACGAATTTGCATGTAAACAATAATTGACACACAATTATAGAATAATTGGAATGACATTTAGAATAAGATATGAGTGCATTTAAAGTCTAAAGATACTTTCCTTGGTGATAAATAATAGAATAATTAGAATGACACTTGGCACAAAATCAAAgtgcaattaaaatttaatttagagtCTTGATTGAACTTTTTCTCAACTGCTACTTttacatataatataatatatgatttttattacgAAAtggattatttattttgtttatattatcaataaattacaaattataataTGATATCTTATAAACTTGTTTACATTTACACAATTCAATATCAAAAGAAATGTTTATGTAAATATAGTTTTCTGTGTTTTTTAGTGTTTGATAGCATCAGaaaaaatgagtcaaatgaAAACTATCTTAGGTCAAtataaaaagtatgacttatttttataaattgttttccattaattttttgtaaaaaacaactttatctcacaacaagctaaataagggaagttaggaGATTGTTTTTTTAACTCAGTTAAGGTTGCTACtaaatataggaaaatgagataattttagagaaaatacattttagaaaatgattcattttctagaaaacattattACCGAAACAATTAgggatggcaacgggtcgggtttgggccGGGTTTTTCCATATCCGGACCCGACCCGCGGGTCTGTTTCAGAaatccgaacccgacccgtttattaaacgagtttttttctttacccCAAACCCGTCCCGTCGGGCCTCCATGGGCCCCGCAGTCCCCGTCCCTCATGCCCAGCcaagcccaaaatcagaaacAAAAACTTCGATCTATGATTTTCcggcccaaaatcacaaacacaaacacaaatccaaacacgatcacaaacataaacacagaAATCCTAAACACAAATTTTGGATCTATAATTTTcactttcaaaatcacaatcacaaacacaaactcacattGAGAATTTGACACGAactgaacccagaaaaaaagaaaagaaaaaagatggaGATCGAGGTGGAGCAAGGCCGTGAGGCCATGGGCGAGGAAGATGAGAGGGGAAGAGAGTTGTGCGACAGTGAGATCGGCGACAGTGAGGCCGAACggagttgagacttgagagagtaGAGAGCTGTGGGCTTGTGACAGTGTGGCGACAGTGTGAGATCGGCGACGGAGTGCCTGTGTAGCTGTGCTTGACTGCTTGTGGGCTTGTGGCCGTGTGAGACAGTGAGTGAGAGAGCTGAGACTGAGTGATTGAGTGAATGAGATTGTGAGCTGGAGATGTGAGGCTGAGGGCGTGAAATGGAAATTAGATCAGACCATGAGAGGTGGCTGGGTTAGGGAAAATGGGAGATAGGGTTTTCATTAcagctatatatataaggggggtgttttttgtaattttaaagtAACCGGGTCATAAACGAGTCGGGTTTCGGGTTGGGTTTCaggtttttttataaaaacccggacccgacctagacccgcttcgggtttttttttaaaaaacccatacccgaccctattctttatcgggccgggtaaaatccggcccattagggtcggaCCGGGCCGGGTATCCACGGATCGGAtttaaattgccatccctagaaacaatatatatataagtctcATACTCGCGAGTTTGTTGATAGccacattattatgtttgcaGGTTCTCGTTTAATAGTCAAGCCTAAATTTGGGTGTGACTTGTTTTCTAAAGAAATGAACATAAATAAGCTTATTCCCAAGCCATGCCCAACATGTTTTTAAGCAGCTCAGCCACAGCTATTTACGCTAAACACTAACTCACAAAAGTCCATGTTGCGTTCAGGGCAGTGTTAACCTATCGTTTTCAATTAAAAAGAAGGGTAGTGTTATGTGTTAACCATTGCCGCCCTAATTagctatttttccttttgaattaaTTCCTAATCAAAAGTTTTACTTTAAAAGGAATGTTAGTAATTATGAAAGGTTCAAACGTGTTAACAGGAACCTCATCACTGTCTGCATATTCAACAAAAGAGAAGggtcaaaaactcaaaatcatcATGCAGTTGGGTGTCTATGGGTAATATATACCATCATACAAAatgtactttctttttctttttttaatgaacaacgAGCTAATTGGAAGAGTTTTGTTATTAACTAACACATTGGTAATGACAAATTTCCAAATGGAGTATTCATGTAGAAAAGCATTGCTCCCCTTCCTCTTTCTGGAAATGCTTTACTACTTTTCTTTTAGTATATGTATTTTTTGAAGCAGCAGCAGCTTCTGTAGTGATTCTTACTTggaacaaaattatatatttttcacaacatatTTAACACTAGGCTTTTCATGGATTATGCACAACATAGCCACATTGTTAATTGTAACATTGGTGGTTTTGAAGAAAGGGAACTCATCAATATTTACAGTATCAACTAATGTCATCCAAACAATGGGGGGAAATGAAACCACTATATACAAAttgtacatttaaaaaaaaaaaaaaaaaaaaaattacatccaCTAGAATGCTGCATAGTTAGAACCATCATGGTGCTCACACACCTAATACAGtgtgttttctatttttgataCCAAATTCACAGCACTTAACTGACATCCatattttcaattatttcaaAATGCATCTGTAGATCAGGAGGCCTTTGAGCAAAATAAAATCTCTCGCAGACCTGTAATTTCCCTCCACTCCTATCAGCTACAGATTCGAGCATACGGACCAATTTGTCTTTTTCATTGAGTATCCAAATTCGCCTAGAGTCACACCATTGCCTAGGAGTGCCATGAAGAACAAAACGAATTCCTTTACCTCCTTGTGTAAGGCGTTTGGAGATTCTCTCAAAAGCATCATGGTTAGTTAGATATGCACCAGAGGAATTTAATCCAACATCCACATAATGGATCTCGGTGATGCTGTTTAAAAGGCCTTCTTCTGTATTAggtattattttaatctctTCTGTGAAATTGGAATACTTGTGGCTTGTTGACTGTTCTTCAGTGTGAGGTGAATTTCCAGTTAATTTCACATCTGAGAAGCTAAGTTCAGTAACTAGCTGATTAAGCACAGTACCACCCTTGCTAAATCCAAGGATGAATGTTTTAGGTTGTGGCGGATGTGATGCAGATATACTGGCTGGGCTTTGCTCCTTCTGTCTTCCTGGAATTATTTTCTTTACCTCCCTTTGCTCCTTCTGTCTTCCTAGAATTATTTTCTTTACCTGCCACAGAAAAAAAGTAGGTCACGGAAATCAATAGATGTTAGGAATGATTAGGAGTTTTAAAGATGATCAGGAGAATACTGAAAAACAGTTAAGAGATTTTTCATGGTAAACAGACTTGAGAAGAGTCCCTagactaatattttattcatgaaagaaaaagaacaactAGCGAAAAGTTTATTCATGAATTTGATTATTACAGCAAAAACATCTTACATTATTATGCCATATTCTAAATAGCTAGGATAAAGATAGAACATAATTCAACagtttaaaataaatactatttaACTTCTTGGGTAAATTGCATTTTTCCTCATTGAACTATTAGGTCAGTTGTTACATCccttaaattctaaatttgaaCAATCAACCCCTTAAATAATTGGGTTTACTGCAATGTCCTCCTATAATCAAAGCTTCTCCAATTTCTGTTATAAAAATGTGGAAATTAAGGTTAAATATGACagaaattgagaaaattttaatggtGGGGGATCTTGCAACTTATCACATAGTTTAGGATATTGATAGCTTAAATTTAAAGTTCAGGGATTATTGAAAATGGCCCTATAATGTAGGGTAGGAAACGGCAAGTTACCCTAAATTCCTCAACTCCGGTCTCCAATGCAACATTTATCATACATGGCTGCAATTGGCGCTTAGGAGGAGACAAACAAGGAAAGAAATTTGGAAGGCCCTAATGATTACTTTCATGTCAACCTAATGCATATGAACTTTTCTAATAAAAACTCCATGATCTTTCCAAGCAGTAAGGTAAAACCCTTGTTTAATATCAGAAAGCCACAATCTAGCAAACAGAAGAATATTGTGCAGGGCGTATTTCATCGGCATGAACACATTTCCTCTCTAATTTCAAGAGTGAGTTAATGCATAAAGAGGTGATGTGGTTCTCAAAGGcaattattttttggtataTAAAACACAAGTATGTTGTGCAGAGTGCAGACACTTTCTATAAATGATATCAAACAATATGatctttcaaaataaaattgacaaaaattatcaaatacAAATCAATTACCTAACATACCTCTTCAAGGCAATTTGAAAAGAGTGAGACACTTGTCCTAGAAGCTGGGAATCCAGTTGGGCTATATGATTTTGGTTCTCCCCATTGATTCACAGATGGAATAAAATCCTTATAGACAGCAAAAGGCCCATTAAAAACAGAAGCCTCAATGACCCAAGCATTGATAGAACCTCCGAACTTTGAAACCAGGATTTCGGCTATATTCTGTAAATCAGACAGCCTCTCAATCACTGGGTTCCCAGTCCCTTCAATACGATCTCCATTGAAAAAGATGGCGTTTGCAGAAGGCACCTGCCTCCAATGCAATGTGTAATCAGAATATTGGTATGCttcaatgaaaagaaaagtgaaaaagcGGGATTCAAAAACATAGAGTTTCAGCACAAGATAAAAtagtcttttaaaaaaatgtaataacaTTGTTTTCTTATTGGTAATTACACATGCATTTGGTGAGTCTTGAAACTATGATCTCACCCTTaaccttgctcttacaagggaAGGAGTTGCTTTTTGAGCTAAAGCTCATTGGTGCAAGAGTAATATAGTTTTTCAGAACAAATGGCACTTCCTCATCTCACAAGTGTGGGTAGAGGATTAGATTATAAGTTCAAAATCCACTGGGGATTTGTGCAActtatctataaaataaaataaaaagatgaactTGTCCATAAATTCAAAAGAGAGGACTCCATAGCAATTTAATAGTCACATACTTCCCATTTCttggaagaaaggaaaaacctGAATACAAAACTAATTATAGCATGAGAAAGTGTAAGAGCACAAGCATCAGGGATTGTATTCCAGTGctattttaacacacaaaaatttactttttctactttaatatagcatttgacaATACACTCCACATTAATTGTTCTATTTTCAGgttctattctattttttattaattttgctCACtacttctcttcctctccagctttctcttctctctcttcccttcaTCTGAGTCTCTgactcatctctctctcataaaCCATACAACCACCACCTTCACAaaaatcaccaccaccaaccccaaaacccatcaacaccaccaccaccaccaccatcttaAGAGTGATGAACAGCAAAGAATTTGCACTAGTGCTTAACAGTACTCAAGTGAGCAGAACTTACAGCTAAGTTTTTGGTAGTAGGTGAAAGGCA
This genomic stretch from Quercus robur chromosome 4, dhQueRobu3.1, whole genome shotgun sequence harbors:
- the LOC126723217 gene encoding uncharacterized protein LOC126723217 isoform X1 — protein: MDRWIGVLKVPLGLNSGYYYRVAASLCLSPTTKNLAVPSANAIFFNGDRIEGTGNPVIERLSDLQNIAEILVSKFGGSINAWVIEASVFNGPFAVYKDFIPSVNQWGEPKSYSPTGFPASRTSVSLFSNCLEEVKKIILGRQKEQREVKKIIPGRQKEQSPASISASHPPQPKTFILGFSKGGTVLNQLVTELSFSDVKLTGNSPHTEEQSTSHKYSNFTEEIKIIPNTEEGLLNSITEIHYVDVGLNSSGAYLTNHDAFERISKRLTQGGKGIRFVLHGTPRQWCDSRRIWILNEKDKLVRMLESVADRSGGKLQVCERFYFAQRPPDLQMHFEIIENMDVS
- the LOC126723217 gene encoding uncharacterized protein LOC126723217 isoform X2: MDRWIGVLKVPLGLNSGYYYRVAASLCLSPTTKNLAVPSANAIFFNGDRIEGTGNPVIERLSDLQNIAEILVSKFGGSINAWVIEASVFNGPFAVYKDFIPSVNQWGEPKSYSPTGFPASRTSVSLFSNCLEEVKKIIPGRQKEQSPASISASHPPQPKTFILGFSKGGTVLNQLVTELSFSDVKLTGNSPHTEEQSTSHKYSNFTEEIKIIPNTEEGLLNSITEIHYVDVGLNSSGAYLTNHDAFERISKRLTQGGKGIRFVLHGTPRQWCDSRRIWILNEKDKLVRMLESVADRSGGKLQVCERFYFAQRPPDLQMHFEIIENMDVS